In one window of Limnohabitans sp. MORI2 DNA:
- a CDS encoding MBL fold metallo-hydrolase has protein sequence MLQYETVPVTPFQQNCSIVWCDQTMKAAVIDPGGDLPVIQAACQQLGVTLEQIWITHAHIDHAGATADLAEQLGLPIFGPHEGDQFWIDGLPQAAASYRFPPARAFTPTRWLNDNDTVTLGQHTLQVRHCPGHTPGHVVFYSPEIKRAFVGDVLFAGSIGRTDFPRGNHDDLINSITQRLWPMGDDTVFIPGHGPESTFGRERKTNPYVGGT, from the coding sequence ATGCTGCAGTACGAAACCGTTCCCGTCACCCCATTCCAACAAAATTGCTCCATCGTTTGGTGCGACCAAACCATGAAAGCCGCAGTCATCGACCCTGGTGGCGATTTGCCCGTCATTCAGGCAGCCTGCCAACAGTTGGGCGTGACCTTGGAGCAAATCTGGATCACCCACGCCCACATTGACCATGCCGGCGCCACGGCAGACTTGGCCGAACAGCTGGGTTTGCCGATCTTCGGCCCCCATGAAGGCGATCAGTTTTGGATTGATGGACTGCCACAGGCTGCAGCCAGCTATCGCTTTCCACCGGCACGCGCATTCACCCCCACGCGCTGGCTGAATGACAACGACACCGTCACCCTCGGGCAACACACGTTGCAAGTGCGTCACTGTCCGGGCCACACGCCTGGGCATGTGGTGTTCTACTCACCCGAAATCAAGCGTGCTTTTGTGGGGGATGTGTTGTTTGCCGGGAGCATTGGTCGCACAGACTTTCCTCGCGGCAACCATGACGACTTGATCAACAGCATCACCCAGCGTTTGTGGCCGATGGGTGACGACACTGTTTTCATTCCCGGCCATGGCCCTGAAAGCACATTTGGTCGAGAACGCAAAACCAACCCCTATGTGGGTGGCACCTGA
- a CDS encoding helix-turn-helix domain-containing protein: MPHTCASDHRLGGSAAQPWSRLVKTHDAHEQAQAQAGWSLQYDQMSCGKFSGQVHLMQLPGVSLVHEGANQAIRQRGDLGDDSYLFALPACSDTTPALFSGASVGQHDVMVGPSDGLDLCSPANFNLIGIVVDAELLASLWARTQHTSMAAWVSQQRVVSVGADRAQRLLALHRQIFECSQSGLPLAANAKALEILRDDVILEWVDALPASCDMSDVRALGMRKAVVDRACEWMWQTGGDEALSMLEICKRVGVSQRKLNYCFQEILGMSPMKYQRITRLNRTQQALKQAQVGENVFDIASRWGFWHMGQFSQDYKRLFGELPSATLRAAA, from the coding sequence ATGCCTCACACCTGCGCTTCTGATCATCGGCTTGGCGGCTCTGCCGCGCAGCCTTGGTCGCGCTTGGTCAAAACCCATGATGCGCATGAGCAAGCACAGGCGCAGGCGGGGTGGTCTTTGCAGTACGACCAAATGTCGTGTGGCAAGTTTTCAGGGCAAGTGCATCTCATGCAGCTGCCGGGCGTGAGCTTGGTGCATGAGGGGGCCAACCAAGCCATTCGCCAACGCGGCGACTTGGGGGACGACAGTTATTTGTTCGCATTGCCTGCATGCTCAGACACTACGCCCGCTCTGTTCTCAGGCGCATCCGTGGGTCAACACGATGTCATGGTCGGGCCCAGTGATGGGTTGGATTTGTGCAGCCCTGCCAACTTCAACTTGATCGGCATCGTGGTGGACGCCGAGTTGCTGGCGTCTCTTTGGGCGCGCACGCAACACACGTCCATGGCCGCTTGGGTGTCGCAACAGCGCGTGGTTTCCGTTGGGGCCGATCGTGCGCAACGCTTGTTGGCTTTGCATCGGCAAATTTTTGAATGTAGCCAGTCTGGCCTGCCCTTGGCCGCCAATGCCAAGGCATTGGAAATCTTGCGCGACGATGTGATTTTGGAATGGGTTGACGCCTTGCCTGCATCTTGCGATATGTCAGACGTGCGAGCGCTCGGCATGCGCAAGGCGGTGGTTGACCGTGCCTGCGAATGGATGTGGCAAACCGGTGGAGACGAAGCGTTGTCCATGTTGGAAATTTGCAAACGTGTGGGCGTGAGCCAGCGCAAGCTTAACTATTGCTTCCAAGAAATTTTGGGCATGAGTCCGATGAAATACCAGCGCATCACGCGACTCAATCGCACGCAGCAAGCGCTCAAGCAAGCGCAGGTGGGCGAGAACGTGTTTGACATCGCTTCGCGCTGGGGCTTTTGGCACATGGGACAGTTTTCGCAAGACTACAAACGTCTCTTTGGCGAACTTCCCTCCGCCACTTTGCGCGCAGCCGCTTAA
- a CDS encoding methylamine dehydrogenase light chain, which produces MQWLFQLIDRLTERSVRQVAHSHGRRSLITKLGVALVGGAVLPMLPFDRSGQFMSANAAQPKKPAPNMDPTQCEYWRYCAFDGYLCTCCGGSLTQCPPGTEASKVSWVGTCLNPEDGRHYLVSYNDCCGKGSCGECLCNNNERERPGYRLGVHNDINWCMANTSSMFHCTTSIIVGVA; this is translated from the coding sequence ATGCAATGGCTCTTCCAACTCATTGACCGATTGACCGAACGGTCTGTTCGACAAGTTGCCCATTCCCACGGACGACGCAGCCTCATCACCAAACTTGGCGTGGCCTTGGTCGGCGGTGCCGTGCTACCCATGCTCCCGTTTGACCGCAGTGGGCAGTTCATGTCGGCCAACGCAGCGCAACCTAAAAAGCCTGCGCCCAACATGGACCCCACGCAGTGCGAGTACTGGCGCTATTGCGCATTTGACGGCTATCTGTGCACCTGTTGCGGTGGCTCTCTCACGCAATGTCCACCGGGCACTGAAGCCTCTAAGGTCAGTTGGGTGGGCACATGCTTGAACCCCGAAGATGGTCGACATTATTTGGTGTCGTACAACGACTGTTGCGGCAAAGGTTCGTGTGGCGAATGTTTATGCAACAACAACGAACGCGAACGCCCCGGCTACCGACTGGGTGTGCACAACGACATCAACTGGTGCATGGCCAATACCAGCTCGATGTTCCATTGCACCACCTCCATCATCGTTGGGGTGGCTTGA
- a CDS encoding cytochrome c produces MRRLRWVVWACAWLCQGVGAQTTGAALFETHCSTCHQTDGGGTVGLAPALKGEHWQALNKDRQYLLTVLTKGLSGRIEVNGQVFIGNMPSFASQLDDAALAVLAQHVRTLQRDAQQGQAYSAEEVFAVRQLAGSPPQTRQRRQTLLSGN; encoded by the coding sequence ATGCGTCGACTTCGCTGGGTTGTGTGGGCCTGTGCATGGCTCTGCCAAGGTGTTGGGGCGCAAACCACAGGCGCCGCTTTGTTTGAAACACACTGCAGCACTTGCCATCAAACCGATGGGGGTGGAACAGTAGGTCTAGCGCCGGCACTCAAAGGTGAACACTGGCAAGCGCTCAACAAAGACCGCCAATATTTGCTGACGGTACTCACCAAAGGTCTATCGGGACGCATTGAGGTCAATGGTCAAGTATTCATTGGCAACATGCCCTCGTTTGCGTCGCAGCTCGATGATGCGGCGTTGGCTGTATTGGCTCAGCACGTGCGCACGCTTCAAAGGGATGCACAGCAGGGACAGGCTTATTCAGCCGAAGAAGTGTTCGCCGTACGACAACTTGCAGGCAGCCCTCCTCAAACGCGCCAACGCCGCCAGACCTTACTCAGCGGGAACTGA
- a CDS encoding amine dehydrogenase large subunit, giving the protein MSLQSFTTHSAIATILAIGATLSHAAAPAPEPLPAETLTVSSISPNITQRVYVADIAIGHISDGRIRVFDAQHGKFLGMVSTGYAGNFTVNPAAHELYVATTHLSRSSRGDRTDVLEVHDTENLGFKYEVILPSKRAQALNYRGLVRTNSTGNWVFVQNATPATSITVVDLNQRRVLAEVPTPGCWGVLPSATHAMRFSMLCGDGKVATVTLNEQGQVSERQTTAKLFDADMDAWFHHAEQVGDRYWFVSFKGVLTELDLSGPVAAVRQTRPLVDAAAARKGWRPGGYQNFAIDPSGQRLVVAMHAQGSEGTHKRPAQQLWTFDLASGKRLSTVPGRSTISLTFSRNGQRLHGLNGEDGSMTIWQWSDTGPKRVQATVAKAGESSMHLESHD; this is encoded by the coding sequence GTGTCCTTGCAGTCATTCACCACGCACAGCGCGATCGCGACGATCTTGGCCATTGGCGCCACGCTCAGCCATGCCGCAGCGCCAGCACCTGAACCTTTGCCCGCCGAGACGCTCACCGTCAGCAGCATCTCACCCAACATCACACAACGTGTGTACGTGGCCGACATCGCGATTGGGCACATCTCCGACGGGCGCATCCGCGTGTTCGATGCACAGCATGGCAAGTTCTTAGGCATGGTGTCGACGGGGTATGCCGGCAACTTCACCGTCAACCCTGCCGCACATGAGTTGTATGTAGCCACCACTCACCTCAGCCGCAGCTCTCGCGGCGACCGCACCGACGTTTTAGAGGTGCATGACACGGAGAACCTCGGCTTCAAGTACGAAGTGATCTTGCCATCTAAACGCGCACAAGCCCTCAACTACCGAGGCCTCGTGCGCACCAACAGCACTGGTAATTGGGTGTTTGTACAAAACGCAACGCCCGCCACATCCATCACGGTGGTCGATCTAAACCAACGCCGCGTCTTGGCTGAAGTGCCCACACCCGGCTGCTGGGGCGTTTTGCCTTCTGCCACGCATGCCATGCGCTTCTCCATGTTGTGTGGCGACGGCAAAGTGGCCACCGTCACCTTGAACGAGCAAGGGCAAGTGAGCGAGCGCCAAACCACCGCCAAATTGTTTGATGCCGATATGGATGCGTGGTTTCACCATGCCGAACAAGTGGGCGACAGATATTGGTTCGTCTCGTTCAAAGGTGTGTTGACCGAACTCGACCTCAGCGGCCCCGTCGCTGCCGTGCGTCAAACACGTCCTTTGGTCGACGCTGCAGCAGCACGCAAAGGCTGGCGTCCTGGCGGCTACCAAAACTTTGCCATTGACCCAAGCGGCCAACGTTTGGTGGTGGCCATGCACGCACAGGGCAGCGAAGGCACACACAAACGTCCCGCCCAACAACTGTGGACGTTTGATCTGGCAAGCGGCAAACGTCTGAGCACTGTGCCGGGACGCAGCACCATCTCTCTGACCTTTTCACGCAACGGTCAACGCCTACACGGCTTAAACGGTGAGGACGGCAGCATGACCATTTGGCAATGGTCTGACACGGGCCCAAAGCGTGTGCAAGCCACCGTGGCCAAAGCCGGTGAGTCATCAATGCACCTTGAATCTCACGACTAG
- the mauD gene encoding methylamine dehydrogenase accessory protein MauD: protein MNALTISVALLWVAVLVLAVLLWAISRQVGVLFERVAPMGALVTDSGPPVGSPSPIFQLTGIQSEPVQIGGEHATASLVFFLSPTCPVCKKLLPVLKAVAHDEKQDLRIVLASDGEAAEHLQFVQQQSLSGMPYVLSTQLGMEYRVSRLPYAVLLDKQGVVVSKGLVNSREQLDSLLNAHDMQTPTIQQYLSGSPA from the coding sequence ATGAATGCTTTGACAATTTCTGTGGCCTTGTTGTGGGTGGCTGTGCTGGTGCTTGCTGTTTTGTTGTGGGCCATCTCACGACAAGTGGGCGTGTTGTTTGAACGCGTAGCCCCTATGGGAGCTTTGGTGACGGACTCAGGGCCTCCCGTGGGCTCGCCCTCACCCATCTTTCAGCTCACCGGCATTCAATCTGAACCTGTGCAAATTGGCGGCGAGCATGCCACAGCGAGCTTGGTCTTTTTCTTGTCACCGACATGCCCTGTCTGTAAAAAGCTCCTGCCCGTACTCAAGGCCGTGGCACACGACGAGAAGCAAGACCTGCGCATTGTTTTGGCCAGCGACGGCGAGGCTGCAGAGCATTTGCAATTTGTGCAACAACAAAGCTTGAGCGGCATGCCTTATGTGTTGTCCACTCAGTTGGGCATGGAATACCGTGTGTCACGCTTGCCTTACGCCGTCTTGCTCGACAAGCAAGGCGTTGTGGTTTCTAAAGGTCTGGTGAATTCGCGCGAACAGCTTGACAGCTTGCTCAACGCGCATGACATGCAAACCCCCACGATTCAGCAATACCTCAGCGGCTCACCCGCATAA
- a CDS encoding M14 family zinc carboxypeptidase: protein MFDGKFFLRWLVLFFLCTTSGWGQAAKEATDLLQAETSKFRLTGGYAEVETMCQTLAQKYPDSARCFSMGRSSEGRPLWVLAVSRSGALNPTQAKRQGIPVVLAIGGTHAGEIDGKDAGLILIRQWLNTPPSHDPLKQQLLLFVPVFNVDGHERPSPYNRPNQNGPGLQGERVTAQRINLNRDWMLGQSPEMNAMLQLVAQWDPLLTLDLHVTDGVRFRHGVSLSMSSMFSADDALHEVSEQLLSDMMSRLRAKGQHPLDFTPVLLDFENPRAGIMRDADAPRFSHVYAVLRNRIGLLVEHHAWTPYAQRVRTGIDVLTAALELIAKDGRELLKVATNADEHSEKMYSETVALDWHNLLETGVEIPTGQMDLLGYEYTTHLQAPVVGGRHITYHLNEPVVWRVPVYNDIQPVNDAIVNLPQAGYLIPAGWASVVLPYLQKHHIVYQTLPRSLKSLSVQALEVNSENISFESRTFQGRLRTNVQGEWVDAYADLLAGSLYVPIRQARSLLAAHLLEPVAPDSLSRWGLFNTAYEVTDHISNHRQLQIAQWMYREDRRIRERYGEALHQKLPDLRKEYQTRMDRDDRFKDDPEMRMDFWIKQIPYHDPTFNRYPILRTNRAPF from the coding sequence TTGTTCGACGGTAAATTTTTTCTTCGCTGGTTAGTTCTCTTTTTTCTTTGCACCACGAGCGGGTGGGGACAAGCGGCAAAAGAAGCGACGGATTTATTGCAAGCAGAGACGAGCAAGTTTCGTCTGACAGGCGGCTATGCCGAGGTCGAAACGATGTGTCAGACATTGGCGCAAAAGTATCCCGATTCGGCACGTTGCTTCAGCATGGGGCGATCATCAGAGGGGCGACCGCTATGGGTCTTGGCCGTGAGTCGCAGTGGTGCGTTAAACCCCACTCAGGCTAAACGCCAAGGAATCCCCGTGGTATTGGCGATCGGGGGTACGCATGCAGGTGAGATTGACGGTAAAGACGCAGGCCTCATTCTGATTCGCCAATGGCTGAATACGCCACCGAGCCATGATCCGCTGAAACAACAGCTGCTTTTGTTTGTGCCTGTCTTTAATGTGGACGGGCATGAACGCCCAAGTCCCTACAACCGGCCTAATCAAAATGGCCCTGGTTTGCAAGGCGAGCGTGTCACCGCACAACGCATCAACTTGAACCGTGATTGGATGCTGGGTCAATCCCCCGAGATGAACGCGATGCTTCAATTGGTGGCGCAATGGGACCCGCTTCTAACGCTGGATTTGCATGTGACCGATGGTGTTCGCTTTCGCCATGGCGTGTCGTTGTCCATGTCCTCCATGTTCAGTGCTGATGATGCATTGCATGAGGTGTCCGAGCAGCTGTTGAGTGACATGATGTCACGTTTGCGCGCAAAGGGGCAGCATCCACTGGATTTCACCCCGGTTTTGCTTGATTTCGAAAATCCAAGGGCTGGCATCATGCGCGATGCAGACGCACCGCGGTTCTCACATGTGTACGCTGTTCTGCGTAATCGGATAGGGCTCTTGGTCGAACACCATGCCTGGACGCCTTATGCGCAGCGAGTTCGAACGGGCATTGATGTGTTGACTGCAGCGCTGGAGCTGATTGCAAAAGATGGTCGTGAGCTTTTAAAAGTTGCCACCAATGCCGATGAACATTCCGAAAAAATGTACAGCGAGACGGTCGCCTTAGATTGGCACAACCTACTCGAAACAGGTGTTGAAATACCCACGGGTCAAATGGACTTGCTGGGATACGAATACACCACGCACTTGCAAGCACCCGTCGTCGGTGGGCGGCATATCACTTATCACCTGAATGAGCCTGTGGTGTGGCGTGTGCCTGTTTATAACGACATCCAACCTGTCAACGATGCCATTGTTAATTTGCCTCAAGCCGGCTATTTGATCCCCGCAGGATGGGCATCGGTTGTTTTGCCGTATCTTCAAAAGCACCACATCGTCTACCAAACGCTGCCCCGTTCGCTCAAAAGTTTGTCGGTGCAAGCATTGGAAGTTAATTCAGAGAATATTTCGTTTGAATCCAGAACATTTCAAGGTCGACTCAGAACGAATGTGCAAGGTGAGTGGGTGGATGCATATGCGGATTTGCTGGCGGGTTCGCTCTACGTGCCAATACGGCAAGCGCGATCGCTATTGGCTGCACACCTGTTAGAGCCTGTCGCACCAGACTCGTTGTCGCGCTGGGGTTTATTCAACACGGCTTACGAAGTGACGGATCACATCTCAAACCATCGCCAACTTCAAATTGCTCAGTGGATGTATCGCGAAGATCGGCGAATCAGAGAGCGTTATGGTGAGGCGCTTCATCAAAAACTACCCGATTTGCGCAAAGAATATCAAACACGAATGGATCGCGATGATCGTTTCAAAGACGATCCAGAGATGCGCATGGATTTTTGGATCAAACAAATCCCGTACCACGATCCCACATTCAATCGCTACCCGATACTGAGAACAAATCGTGCGCCGTTCTAA
- a CDS encoding cytochrome c has translation MRLVAGLVFAMACLSSLHLQAGVLGTAAPVRAEAPSVATTSSPRSLYVLHCAGCHGMDGSGSELGQVPDMRQLGRFLTHPEGRRFLVQVPGVMGSGLSDIDVARVTNWVFTNLVTDINRPTFTPYTAQEIQQARANPLKDVMATRARLLAQKP, from the coding sequence ATGCGGTTGGTGGCTGGCTTGGTGTTTGCAATGGCTTGCCTGAGCAGTCTGCATCTACAAGCTGGCGTGTTGGGAACGGCCGCACCCGTACGGGCTGAAGCCCCTTCGGTAGCCACCACCAGCAGCCCCCGAAGTTTGTATGTTTTGCATTGCGCCGGTTGCCACGGCATGGACGGCTCGGGCTCTGAGCTCGGTCAGGTGCCCGATATGCGGCAACTCGGTCGGTTTTTGACGCACCCGGAAGGTCGACGTTTCTTGGTGCAAGTGCCGGGGGTCATGGGGTCAGGCTTGAGCGACATCGATGTGGCACGCGTGACAAACTGGGTCTTCACCAACTTGGTCACCGATATCAATAGGCCAACATTTACGCCCTACACCGCTCAAGAAATCCAACAAGCACGTGCCAATCCCCTCAAAGATGTGATGGCCACGCGGGCACGATTACTCGCCCAAAAACCTTAG
- the panD gene encoding aspartate 1-decarboxylase produces MFRTLLKSKIHRVATTQCELHYEGSCAIDENLLDAANICENEQVHIWNINNGERFITYAIKGERGSGMISVNGSAARRASVGDLLIIASFAQVHEDQVAKHEPQLVFVDEHNQQVGLRHHVPTQAAPGHSTDEC; encoded by the coding sequence ATGTTCCGCACCCTCCTCAAATCAAAGATCCACCGCGTTGCCACAACCCAGTGCGAGCTCCATTACGAGGGCTCCTGCGCCATCGACGAAAACTTGCTTGATGCCGCCAATATTTGCGAAAACGAGCAAGTGCATATTTGGAACATCAACAACGGCGAACGCTTCATCACCTACGCGATCAAAGGCGAGCGTGGCTCGGGCATGATTTCAGTCAACGGCTCTGCCGCACGCCGCGCCAGCGTGGGCGACTTGTTGATCATTGCCTCCTTCGCGCAAGTGCATGAAGACCAAGTGGCCAAGCATGAGCCGCAACTGGTGTTTGTGGATGAACACAACCAGCAAGTGGGCCTGCGCCACCATGTACCCACGCAAGCCGCGCCTGGTCACAGCACGGATGAGTGCTAA
- a CDS encoding M48 family metallopeptidase encodes MVTKRAFLYGCVGCACGLGSGALLARDGVEVNKEASVFAGLVPAAEVEQSARKQYSDMMKEAASKNALGPDNHPQVIRLRRIAKELIPHSFEWNPRAKEWTWEVNLVGSNQINAFCMPGGKIAFYSGILTQLQLTDDEVAMVMGHEIAHALREHARERMGKAAATNGVATIGSTVAAVFFGVNPQLTDLVAKQGANLLNLKFSRDDETEADLVGMEIAARAGYDPRAGITLWQKMSAANKGAPPQWLSTHPSGNTRIEEIQANLPKVMPLYERTK; translated from the coding sequence ATGGTCACCAAACGTGCTTTTCTTTACGGTTGTGTGGGTTGCGCATGCGGTTTAGGCAGCGGTGCGTTGCTCGCGCGCGATGGCGTAGAAGTCAACAAAGAGGCCTCGGTGTTTGCAGGGCTCGTGCCAGCAGCCGAGGTGGAGCAATCGGCTCGCAAACAATACAGCGACATGATGAAAGAAGCCGCTAGCAAAAACGCGCTGGGGCCAGACAACCATCCACAGGTGATTCGTTTGCGCCGCATTGCCAAAGAGCTGATCCCGCACAGCTTTGAATGGAATCCGCGTGCCAAAGAGTGGACCTGGGAAGTGAACTTGGTGGGCTCCAACCAAATCAACGCGTTTTGTATGCCCGGTGGCAAGATTGCCTTTTACAGCGGCATCCTCACACAGTTGCAACTGACGGATGATGAAGTGGCCATGGTCATGGGCCACGAAATTGCCCATGCCTTGCGCGAACACGCCCGTGAGCGCATGGGTAAAGCGGCTGCCACCAATGGCGTGGCAACAATTGGCAGTACGGTTGCGGCCGTGTTCTTTGGTGTGAATCCACAACTTACGGATTTGGTTGCCAAACAAGGTGCTAACTTGTTGAACCTCAAATTCAGCCGCGATGATGAAACCGAGGCGGACTTGGTGGGTATGGAAATCGCCGCCCGTGCCGGCTACGACCCGCGTGCAGGCATCACCCTGTGGCAAAAAATGAGTGCAGCCAACAAAGGTGCGCCGCCGCAATGGCTCAGCACGCACCCTTCGGGCAACACGCGGATTGAAGAAATTCAGGCCAACTTGCCCAAGGTCATGCCGCTATACGAGCGGACCAAATAA
- a CDS encoding phasin family protein, with product MQNQIKPQVDASVKAAFDLANMSFAQLERVTELALEQARVNAELAQEQLVSALEVKDPAAALELLKAQLENSAKSLAGFAATAYELSQEFQAEGAAFAEGHFDQAHAAANKALADNLKKAPEGSEAAVSAVKAAVEASNKAFAEVRKNAKKTAELAQEGIAKLKEHAPKAAKAPARRKSR from the coding sequence ATGCAAAACCAAATCAAACCTCAAGTGGATGCTTCTGTGAAAGCTGCTTTTGACTTGGCCAATATGTCTTTCGCGCAACTCGAGCGTGTGACCGAATTGGCGTTGGAGCAAGCGCGTGTCAATGCGGAATTGGCCCAAGAACAATTGGTCTCGGCTTTAGAAGTCAAAGACCCTGCTGCCGCTTTGGAGCTGTTGAAAGCCCAATTGGAAAACTCGGCTAAAAGCTTGGCAGGTTTTGCTGCGACAGCGTATGAGTTGAGCCAAGAGTTTCAAGCAGAAGGCGCAGCCTTTGCTGAAGGTCATTTTGATCAAGCCCATGCCGCTGCCAACAAGGCTTTGGCTGACAACTTGAAAAAAGCACCTGAAGGCTCGGAAGCTGCTGTGTCAGCTGTGAAAGCGGCCGTGGAAGCTAGCAACAAAGCATTTGCCGAAGTGCGCAAAAACGCCAAAAAGACAGCTGAATTGGCACAAGAAGGTATCGCTAAATTGAAAGAGCATGCCCCTAAAGCAGCAAAGGCTCCTGCACGTCGTAAGTCACGCTAA
- a CDS encoding MauE/DoxX family redox-associated membrane protein — protein MTDLLNSPLWVLISASALAVLFAHAALLKAADRELLLHHLAGYGIPVGVRGALAHVVIAVEGVTAAALLSPWRSVGAWLAAALLGIYALAMALQLVQRRVIDCGCGGQALPVSWVLVLRNSLLMALAWMASQSADMRDLAWIDFWVVMAAVLLMVVLYTAIHQVLMQQAMLRQRLFSGSL, from the coding sequence ATGACAGACCTCTTGAACAGCCCCTTGTGGGTACTCATCTCAGCCTCCGCGCTGGCGGTGCTGTTTGCGCATGCGGCTTTGCTCAAAGCAGCGGACCGCGAACTGCTGCTTCACCACTTGGCTGGTTATGGCATTCCAGTGGGTGTGCGCGGTGCGTTGGCACATGTGGTCATAGCAGTTGAGGGTGTGACCGCCGCAGCGCTTCTGTCGCCTTGGCGTAGTGTTGGCGCATGGCTGGCTGCTGCGCTGTTGGGCATTTATGCCTTGGCCATGGCCTTGCAACTCGTGCAGCGGCGTGTCATTGACTGCGGCTGCGGCGGGCAAGCGCTGCCTGTGTCATGGGTCTTGGTGTTGCGCAATAGCTTGCTGATGGCGCTCGCGTGGATGGCAAGCCAAAGCGCCGACATGCGCGATTTGGCATGGATTGATTTTTGGGTGGTGATGGCCGCAGTGTTGCTGATGGTGGTGCTCTACACCGCCATTCACCAAGTGCTGATGCAGCAAGCCATGCTGCGACAACGTCTGTTTTCTGGGAGCTTGTGA
- a CDS encoding tripartite tricarboxylate transporter substrate binding protein, with protein MPLLSITKRTFMLAALSAAALSSWAQNYPNHLLTMVVPYPAGGGSDFVARQIQPELSKQLGQQVVVENTGGVGGALGVQKVLSAPADGYQMVLGSPMELMLAPLAMSAVKYKPEDLKLAAQLVTTTMVLLTRKDLPVNNVNELIELSKKSGGKELSYASVGPGSLYHLVGERFTQLTKAKTLHVPYKGMAPILTDLMGSQIDMVFMPLVGNVPALIQEGKVKALGITAKQPLARFPNLEPLAANKNLEGFEFDLWAGIQVPKNTPADVVAKLNKAINDSLQNPDIRKAYEGTGNSLPKPMTPAELDKLYVSEIARYQAIAKSINLQPQ; from the coding sequence ATGCCGTTGCTCTCTATTACCAAACGCACGTTCATGTTGGCCGCTTTGAGTGCTGCGGCGCTGTCGTCATGGGCGCAAAATTACCCCAATCATTTGCTCACCATGGTGGTGCCTTATCCAGCGGGCGGCGGCTCTGACTTTGTGGCAAGGCAAATTCAGCCAGAGCTGTCTAAGCAGTTAGGACAACAAGTGGTTGTCGAAAACACGGGCGGCGTCGGCGGCGCGTTGGGTGTGCAAAAAGTGCTGAGTGCACCGGCGGACGGTTACCAAATGGTGTTGGGCTCGCCCATGGAGCTCATGCTGGCGCCTCTCGCCATGAGCGCAGTCAAATACAAACCAGAAGATTTGAAGTTAGCCGCTCAGTTGGTCACCACCACGATGGTGTTGTTGACCCGCAAGGACTTGCCCGTCAACAACGTCAATGAGTTGATTGAGTTGTCAAAAAAATCCGGTGGTAAAGAGCTCTCGTATGCCAGCGTGGGCCCAGGCTCCCTCTACCATTTGGTGGGTGAACGTTTCACGCAACTCACCAAAGCCAAAACCCTGCATGTACCCTACAAAGGCATGGCGCCGATCTTGACCGACTTGATGGGCAGTCAAATTGACATGGTGTTCATGCCCTTGGTGGGCAACGTGCCTGCGTTGATTCAAGAGGGCAAGGTCAAAGCTTTGGGCATCACGGCCAAGCAACCATTGGCGCGTTTTCCAAACTTGGAGCCGCTGGCGGCGAATAAAAACTTAGAAGGCTTTGAGTTTGATTTGTGGGCGGGTATCCAAGTGCCCAAAAATACGCCCGCTGATGTGGTGGCCAAACTCAACAAAGCCATCAACGACAGCTTGCAAAACCCAGACATTCGCAAGGCCTACGAAGGCACAGGCAACTCTTTGCCCAAGCCCATGACGCCTGCAGAGTTGGACAAACTCTATGTGTCTGAAATCGCACGCTACCAAGCCATCGCCAAATCGATCAACTTGCAACCTCAGTAA